The window ATTTTCAAAGCTCAGAATGGGTGCCGCCATGCCGCGCCACCTAGGTGGACTGTGGCGCTGCGGCAAGCACCGGAAAGGATTCGGCCTTGCGCGGCGCTTACCGTCCCATTCACGGGTTGTTCAACGCGGCAATTTTATGGCAACGCCCATGAACATGGCGGGCAAATCCCTCTTTCTGGCGGCGCTTGTGCTGGTCAGCGGTGCAGGCTTCGACGCAGCGGCGGCGCAGCGGCGCCCGCGCGTCGACCAGCAGGCCGCGCATCAGGGCCGTGCCGAAGGGCGATTGCTGCCGTCCCGCGAGATCGAGCGCCGCGTCGTTCCCCAGATGAAGGGCGCGGAATATCTGGGGTTCGACTTCGATTCGGGGACCGCCATTTACACGTTGAAATTCCTGCGCGAAGGCAATGTGATCTGGGTCGATGTCGACGCACGGTCGGGTCGCATCCTGGGTCGCACCGGCCGCTGACGCGGTACACACGCAAAAAAGAGGAGCAACGGATGCGCGTTCTGATCGTCGAGGATGAGCCCAATCTGCGCCAGCAGCTCCACAACACGCTGGTCGGCGCCGGATATGCCGTGGACACCGCCTCCGATGGCGAAGAAGGGCATTTTCTCGGCTCGACCGAAAGCTATGACGCGATCATCCTCGACCTCGGCCTGCCCGAAGTGGACGGACTGACCGTCCTTGACCGCTGGCGGCGCGAAGGGCGGACGACCCCCGTGCTGGTGCTGACGGCCCGGGACAGCTGGTCGGACAAGGTCGCCGGGCTGGACGCCGGTGCCGATGATTATGTCGCCAAGCCGTTTCAGTCGGAGGAGCTGATTGCCCGTCTGCGCGCCCTGATCCGCCGTGCGTCGGGCAATGCATCGGCCGAACTGATCGCGGGCGACATCCGCCTCGACACGCGGTCGGGCAAGGTGACCAAGGCTGGCGAGCCGGTGAAGCTGACGGCGCAGGAATACAAGCTGCTGTCCTATCTGCTGCATCACAAGGGCAAGGTTGTCAGCCGGACCGAGCTGATCGAGCACATCTACGATCAGGATTTCGACCGCGACTCGAACACGATCGAGGTGTTCGTGACGCGCATCCGCAAGAAACTGGGCGCGGATGTCATCACCACGATCCGTGGCCTGGGCTACAGCCTGGACGAACCGGCCGACGCCTGAGGGGCGGCGCGGGATGCGGGCTGGCATGGCATTGAGCAACCTGTTTCCCCGGCTGTCCTGGCCGCGGGACAAGGCGAGCCGCGCCGCAGCCCCGGACGACGCCACCCCCTCGCGCCATGTCCGGGTGACGGGA of the Sphingomonas sp. BGYR3 genome contains:
- a CDS encoding PepSY domain-containing protein, translating into MATPMNMAGKSLFLAALVLVSGAGFDAAAAQRRPRVDQQAAHQGRAEGRLLPSREIERRVVPQMKGAEYLGFDFDSGTAIYTLKFLREGNVIWVDVDARSGRILGRTGR
- a CDS encoding response regulator transcription factor — its product is MRVLIVEDEPNLRQQLHNTLVGAGYAVDTASDGEEGHFLGSTESYDAIILDLGLPEVDGLTVLDRWRREGRTTPVLVLTARDSWSDKVAGLDAGADDYVAKPFQSEELIARLRALIRRASGNASAELIAGDIRLDTRSGKVTKAGEPVKLTAQEYKLLSYLLHHKGKVVSRTELIEHIYDQDFDRDSNTIEVFVTRIRKKLGADVITTIRGLGYSLDEPADA